CGCCTGAGTAAGAGCGACCTTCCCCGGCCTGGCTAGACAGGCAACACCGTGGATCTGCGGCCTTTCTGCGGTTCACATCGATAATTAAATTACACATGCACGGTTTTTGATGAATAACTAAATAACCTTTTATGTCATCATTTTTGTCTTCCACAGCAATGCCCCGCTGTCTTTCTCGTCCAAAGTGTGCTATGTAAAGTACCGAGAGCCCTCCAGTGTTGGTGTGGCGCAGCATCTCACCAACACTGTGTTTATTGACAGAGCTTTGATAGTAGTTCCCTGTGCGGAAGGTGAGTGCAAACAGAAACAGTTGAGTTTCCTCTGAGTGTCTCAGTGGACTCACCATTGCCTCCTCTCCTTAAATTCAGCCCATTGGTGCTTTCGTTGACTGCTgtattctttctttatttttgttttttgaaagttgTTTAAATGGCTGGTTTTGGTTGTAGCCATTTAATTTGACACGGGTGGCTGGTTTTATCACGTCATTAGCAGGCTAGTTAATTTTTCATAGCACCCAGCCAAGGTTTGTGTTTGGTGTCACAAGGTGGTTTTTACAGAAAACCATAATGTACGTTGTATGATTTTGAAGCTGCAAGATTATTTTTGGTTAAGCTCTCTGTAAAGTCTGGATTTTCTGGCATTTTCTAAGTATCTTATTTCATATAAGAAATTGCCATTAAATGTAATGCACAGCTAACAAAATCCCCCTTGTCCATCGGTTTCATATTTGGTGTTGCTTTTCCTTTAAACTTCTCTCCCCCTTGGTGCCACATTTTTTCGCTTGTGTacagtcaaaaaaagaaaaaacaagaatgaTAACACCTCTAACTTGATGCTTTTTGTCCACGTGACTTGGTGCTGGATGGCTACTGAGTTTATTAATttggttttgtatgttttttctgtgtgattATGTGTGCATATCAGATGACTAGCCTGGCCCAGCTGTTACACTACACTAGCCTGAGTCAGGCATTGTTTTCCAAGCCACTATCCCCGATCGGGCCAACGCAGCCTTCAAGGGGGAATGTGACCAGGAGAATAGCCCGCTGAACCTTCCAAGATGGACACCttgtctcttttatttatttttattttattttggtttgtttcctTTCATACTTTCCCATGTTGTCCACTCCTTACTGTCTCTATATAGAAACTACAGTATTGCTTATCTCTAgcgttgtgtttatatttgttattttggtttgttgttttgattattgtccaacccccacccccctctctcttttctgctACAGCCGGCTGCAGCTTTTGTGTGATTGAATTCTGTCCAGGTTGCTACGGCATACCGGTGGGATGTGTGTCACACATTGGATGCTAGGAGGATGACTAACTCTTTTACTCTCTTGTCTCCTACTCCCGTTGATGTAGTGAAGGGCTAGAACTCAAGAAGTGAGACCCAGTTATAAAgactttactttatttgacaATCTATTCTTGTAAATTTGATGTGGATCTAGCTTCCGCACAAAATGATTCCATTACACCTcagatgttttaattttttaataataacgTAATTTTTGAACAAGGAAATTCACTCATGCATTAATGTTTTGCGTCGATACTTTTTTGAAGCTATTCTTAGCCCTTCAGTTGTTAGGAAACTTGTCAAATTCATGCTCATTCAGCTACAATGACCATAACATATTGTAATTCAgtaaggaaagaggaaaaaaatcctagattgattgattgatagcCTTGGTGAACATTTCCTACAGTTCTTAAAATTGTTGTTCTTTTCTGTATCTGATGTCCTGTGTGCTATTAGTGATGCAGCCATTGGGGTTGTCTTGTGTTGCACACCTTTCCAACACTGCGAAACGATCGCCCCACGGAAAAGCGCCCATGCTTGATATCGTATGGTTCATGACCAATATGTTTCCAGTACAGGTGACCCATGCATCAAAGTGTTGACTCATTCTCTGcattgtggttttatttaatttttttttcctttttttgatcTATGAAAAGAGACCAAGGAcaaaaaatcagtcacaaaaacTTTTGTTTGTGGAAAAGATTACATTAGATATTTGCACTTGAAAATATTACCTTAAGACTGACTGGGAAGAAtaatttaatgaaaacaaagtaaGGATGCTCGGTCTCCACTATACCATGAGTAGACACAGTAGCACACTTGTAGGCTGTATGGGGAAGTGtatgctctctttctctctttagaATACAGTGGGCTAATTGTGCAGACATAGAGGAGACAGGGAAGAGTCTCTCTCTATTTCCTTCACTAATGTCTGCGTCTGTCCTGCAGGGAAAATCCCAGAAGAGGCCAAGGCTTTGTCACTTTTGGCACCTGCCACTCCAGCACCCAGTGTGATTCCTGGGGGGGGACTGCTTCCAATTCCTACTCCAGCTCCGCTTCAGAACGTGAGTCAGCATCTTTGCAGCCAtctcattatttttaatcagtTGTTGGGACATGTAAGTAAATCTtgcatgtggttttttttttttttttcaccttcagCTGAACCTTCCAGTTGTGAATCGGACAACTGCCACTCTTGACCCCACAGCATCATCAGCGTCCTCCCAGCCCCCCCTCATGGGGAATGTGGATCCCTCAAAAATTGATGAAATCAGGCGGACTGTCTACGTGGGCAACTTAAATTCACAGGTAATACAAATGTGGAATCTGCATCAGCGGAGAGAATGCTTCAGCTATTTGGTGGGATGCTGCGTGCTTTGTTTGTGTTAGGATAACAAACTTCAAAAGCTTCATAAGCTTAAAGGGGAATTCGGCtcttatatctatatatgtttCTGTATATCTGCACATTTATGGtatgttacatgtttttgtatctgtgtgtatatatatatatatatgtttgtgccTGGTAACGCTGGCAACTATTAGTTAGGGAATAGATGCAGAGAAGATTTTCAGGGCATTTTCAGCACTCTTAGATTGGTTGTTATAATGACTATAGAAGTGGTGATACTTAGAGAGGGAATACAGTGCTTGGTAATACTTGGTGATGAAAAACAGGTCATTAAAACTGTCAACTCAGTACGTTAATGTTAAACAGTATGCATCCAAGCATCAGAAAAACTAAACTGGAACCAGTCGTAAGCCCCAGTCTGGTTCCAGTAGGAAatcaaaactttttttattttctctctgttgtgttATTAAAGTCGGATCCTCTTTCTTCCCTCAGACAACGAATGCAGATCAGCTGTTGCACTTCTTCAAGCAGGTTGGGGAGGTAAAGTTTGTGCGAATGGCAGGAGACGAGACGCAGCCGACACGTTTCGCCTTCGTGGAGTTTGTTGAGCAGGAGTCTGTTGCCAGAGCTCTGACCTTCAATGGAGTCATGTTTGGGGACCGACCGCTCAAGTATGGATGTTAATAATTTGTAGACAATGCTCTGaaaaaagcaaatgtgtttCTTGTTACCCATGTAAGTTTGAAAACAATACTCTTTAGTTGATACAGTTTTACTGTGTTTCAGGGTTAACCATTCCAATAATGCCATAGTGAAACCCCCAGAGATGACACCGCAGGCGGCTGCTAAGGAGCTAGAAAGTGTGATGAAGCGGGTGAGGGAGGCCCAGTGTACCATTGCTGCTGCCATAGAACCAGGtgcttattttaatttgttggTGTATAAGAAAACTATTCAGTTGCACTTTGGTGCTAAGTTTGCTGTTGCTCCTCCCACAGAAGTCGAGGCGCAACCCCCCAGTCATACAAGAACGTCAAAACCATCACACtcagaaacacacaggaaaagGTCCCGCTCCAAACACAGGTGCTCATTCATCATCCACTTTTTTTGCATGTCACTGTATCATTCATGCTGTGATAATGTGATAACAGCAACATTTTATTCTCCTGTTGGGGTAGATCATCACAAAAGTCGTGGCAAGGGAGCGACTCCCACAGCTCCCGAAGCAGCCACAGGAAGCGCTCTCGCTCCAGAGACAAGAGACATAGTCGGAGTCACTCCAGGTACGATGTCTGCATTTCCTTGACCTCCAGTGCTGTAAAGGCTGGAAAAGCAGCGGTAGTTTAAAATGCATATGCTCCCTCAAAACGTGGCAGTTATCAGTTATTTATGGATAATGTAGGTCCTTGTCCTGGTTGGACAGTGACGATCctgctaatgttgttgttgttgtcgtcgtcagAGGCCACCGGAGGAAGAGTAAGGATCGATCCAAGAGCCCTCGCAGAAAAGTCAGGTCACCCTCACCAAAAAGGTAAATCCATCACATCTCAATCTGCTCAATACTCTGGTCTTGATGCATCAGATGTTTAGTGTATTTAGTTGTCCATAAGTATTAATCACATGTGTGTAATGTGTTGTGTAATTCACTTACATTATCCTCCTGTTATTTAATAATACAAATTGATATATTGTATTTCTGAGGAAACCAGTAAAAGAAATGTGTCTCTAACAGCAATGTTTAATCCAGATTTAGCCGTAGTCCTGTGCTCCCTCAcaggtaatttttttttctttacaatcattttttttgggggggtgacTTAAATGTGGAGTGGAATTGAACCTGGAGTGCTCTATCCACCAAGCTATCATGCAAACTGGctatttattttctgctttctgcaTTTTAAGAAGAATTTTGTAAACATGAGCATCGGCTGAGATACAGTAGACCCCCCtatttgaaacaaaacagagaaagagaagcacATGCTTTATCAGCTGATTCTCCAGGTGCTTGATGGAAAATTATGAAcaattttaaacaatatttccTGCTTCCTTAATTCTGTGTTAATTAAAACCAGCTGTTTTTCATATGACTTTTCATATGGTGTCTGCAAGGCTGTGATTGTGTTGTGGCTTTGTGTCCTCTGGTTCTTTCAGAGGTAAGAAAGACAAGAGGAGGGATCGCAGCAGGGACAGAAAGGAGCGCTCCACGTCCAGGAAGAGGAGCCGCAAAGACGAGGACAGGATAAAGAGCAAGGCCAAGCCGGTGAAGGTAAGAATGTTCCACACTACAATGCAACATGACTGAAAATAATGCAGACTTTGCTTTAAATgtcaatcaataaaaaaaagactatcTTTCAAACAGATAAACGAGTAGATCAATTAACTGAAGTGCTTTGGTCTGTTGTTTATATAAGGCTTGATGCTGAAATGCATGAGGTACAGGTGTTTGTGTTGAATGGTTCAACAGGTCCATGCCGCTtcattaaagacattttaatatgtTAGTAGAGAGTGCATTAGTTTTTTCCAAAGAGCACCTCTGAGTCCAAGAAGTGCTTCTACCCAAAGTATTTTTCCAGAGTGCACTTATTTAAAGAAGTGCTGCAGGCATTTAATTGAATTGTCACTTTTGAAGAACGAGCAACTTTCAACACTCTAAGCTAAGTAATGTGTTTTACTGCGCACTTTGTTGTGAAAACAGATCATGTTGCACAGAGTGTAATTATCCCCATTTCGTGGCTATTGAAacgtgtcagcacattcagtgcCTCACGTAACTGTGATCTGATAAAAGTAAAGTACAACTTGATATAAGAGgcctacgtgtgtgtgtgtttgctacaCACTTGTGAGGTTTGgcttgaaaagtgcttgaatttgaggaaatgCTTGAAAATGTAAGTTTATTTCCTTCGTAACAAATAGCTCTCTGACTGAATAGTTAGTTCTTTGTACTGTACTAGGTTACTTACAAACTGGTGACACATTTTGAAACAGAAACCATCCCCTAGTATGAAAAACGAATGTGGTACGGAATTTATAGCATAAAACCGTCTCCTATCAGTATCACCTCTCATATTGAAAAAGTGAAAttattcattttgagtatgtatgtatgtattgaaTATATACGTACTTTACCACAACTGTAAGGTGCTGTAAAAGTTTTGCACCTTTAAAATGTGCTTGTATTTCACCTTTAATTAAGTGTATGAGCACTATTAATGCATAATGCTAACATCATGAGGAAAACATTTATTCTTGCTATTACATCGTCATGATGCTACTTAAGTGTTTTATCAAATGTATCTGTGTTTTTTGatcaaaacacagacacatgtctcGCTGCAGCAACTGAATAACTGATCTTGTCAAAACACCCCTTTTATTTCTTGTATTGTCCTCTTAATGCTGGATATAATCAGAACATGCGTAAATtgaaacaaaaatctaaaaaaaggaaaaatattataaattaattaGATATTTCATCGTATTTAGATCTTTAATGGATATTAATGACCATTTTGTTATTAAAGTggtcaaacaacaaaaatgttctGTTAGAGaattaaacacactgactgactgtcgTTTCGTTTCTGATATTCTGTCCAGACAAAGTCTTGCTGAGTAACTAAGTTTCTGAAGGTTTCACTGCTCCAGTGCCAAACCACTACAAACACCGGCTTCTCAAAGTGTTCAGGTGTCGACACCTTATCTTTTCTGTCGATAAGGATCAGAACACTTTGACGTGACAAATGTTCTCGTAAACCGCTGCAAACTTGCAAAGAGCAGTTGCACCGCAAAACAGTTGTCTCTGTGACCTTTCTGTCTAGACTTTTTTTATTCAGCCATGTcttattttatacattatatGTGCTGCGGAACAAGAACCTGCTGGAAAtgtaaaatagataaataaatgt
This Solea solea chromosome 19, fSolSol10.1, whole genome shotgun sequence DNA region includes the following protein-coding sequences:
- the srek1 gene encoding splicing regulatory glutamine/lysine-rich protein 1 isoform X1; its protein translation is MSGIPGTAVVQVTNLSSAVSSEQMRTLFGFLGDIEELRLYPPDNAPLSFSSKVCYVKYREPSSVGVAQHLTNTVFIDRALIVVPCAEGKIPEEAKALSLLAPATPAPSVIPGGGLLPIPTPAPLQNLNLPVVNRTTATLDPTASSASSQPPLMGNVDPSKIDEIRRTVYVGNLNSQTTNADQLLHFFKQVGEVKFVRMAGDETQPTRFAFVEFVEQESVARALTFNGVMFGDRPLKVNHSNNAIVKPPEMTPQAAAKELESVMKRVREAQCTIAAAIEPEVEAQPPSHTRTSKPSHSETHRKRSRSKHRSSQKSWQGSDSHSSRSSHRKRSRSRDKRHSRSHSRGHRRKSKDRSKSPRRKVRSPSPKRGKKDKRRDRSRDRKERSTSRKRSRKDEDRIKSKAKPVKAGNEHSRKEKEVYESERDDSPSHSEDMAPSSPSVHHNGSYKTHKEEEESGCSLYQMTVTTLLK
- the srek1 gene encoding splicing regulatory glutamine/lysine-rich protein 1 isoform X2; its protein translation is MSGIPGTAVVQVTNLSSAVSSEQMRTLFGFLGDIEELRLYPPDNAPLSFSSKVCYVKYREPSSVGVAQHLTNTVFIDRALIVVPCAEGKIPEEAKALSLLAPATPAPSVIPGGGLLPIPTPAPLQNLNLPVVNRTTATLDPTASSASSQPPLMGNVDPSKIDEIRRTVYVGNLNSQTTNADQLLHFFKQVGEVKFVRMAGDETQPTRFAFVEFVEQESVARALTFNGVMFGDRPLKVNHSNNAIVKPPEMTPQAAAKELESVMKRVREAQCTIAAAIEPVEAQPPSHTRTSKPSHSETHRKRSRSKHRSSQKSWQGSDSHSSRSSHRKRSRSRDKRHSRSHSRGHRRKSKDRSKSPRRKVRSPSPKRGKKDKRRDRSRDRKERSTSRKRSRKDEDRIKSKAKPVKAGNEHSRKEKEVYESERDDSPSHSEDMAPSSPSVHHNGSYKTHKEEEESGCSLYQMTVTTLLK
- the srek1 gene encoding splicing regulatory glutamine/lysine-rich protein 1 isoform X3 is translated as MVHDQYVSSTGKIPEEAKALSLLAPATPAPSVIPGGGLLPIPTPAPLQNLNLPVVNRTTATLDPTASSASSQPPLMGNVDPSKIDEIRRTVYVGNLNSQTTNADQLLHFFKQVGEVKFVRMAGDETQPTRFAFVEFVEQESVARALTFNGVMFGDRPLKVNHSNNAIVKPPEMTPQAAAKELESVMKRVREAQCTIAAAIEPEVEAQPPSHTRTSKPSHSETHRKRSRSKHRSSQKSWQGSDSHSSRSSHRKRSRSRDKRHSRSHSRGHRRKSKDRSKSPRRKVRSPSPKRGKKDKRRDRSRDRKERSTSRKRSRKDEDRIKSKAKPVKAGNEHSRKEKEVYESERDDSPSHSEDMAPSSPSVHHNGSYKTHKEEEESGCSLYQMTVTTLLK